One genomic segment of Picosynechococcus sp. PCC 7002 includes these proteins:
- a CDS encoding type II toxin-antitoxin system TacA family antitoxin — protein sequence MDSAPKTKHFARLEARLSPEVKALMQKAADLEGRSLTDFVVTSAQAAAYAVIERHHTLKLTLEDSEALVETLLQPPEPNTALQQAVIRYQEKIVAHGA from the coding sequence ATGGACTCAGCCCCTAAAACCAAGCACTTCGCTCGCTTAGAGGCTCGCCTCAGCCCTGAAGTTAAAGCCCTCATGCAAAAAGCAGCTGACCTCGAAGGGCGATCGCTGACTGATTTTGTCGTGACCAGTGCCCAGGCGGCGGCCTATGCAGTGATTGAACGCCATCACACCCTAAAACTAACCCTAGAAGACAGTGAAGCTCTTGTCGAAACCTTATTACAGCCACCGGAGCCGAATACAGCTCTCCAACAAGCGGTAATCCGTTACCAAGAAAAAATAGTAGCCCATGGTGCTTAG
- a CDS encoding pentapeptide repeat-containing protein: MKRFVRTVIQGLDTLIFWHRTAPFRPTFSKERLNNAQFKQAIQGDRRDFSRVVFVGVDFSQYSLQGFVFYQADFRLSNLSAPGTNLAGAELTGALLQNVNLAGANLENAILCHANLEGANLANCNLKDANLTAANLSNALLNQAQLTGAILVQAKAQGANLKEIQGQGLNAHGADLRGVNLSQSILNAAVFSQAQLGAANIAHSQLQNSNFAKIQAPQLNGVGCDLSGAELQEANLQGANLQDAILQRTMLQQSNLAGSQWARADLTNATLNRANLSGCVFDNSNLNGANLAKAAMKEANLNHAYCAGINAAGANLAGSNLANADLRDANLQGANLSRVNCAWADLRGANLLGIQSTDLNLENADLTEASISGLDNIAAMTWLPKEYSVKNSE, from the coding sequence ATGAAACGTTTTGTTCGTACCGTTATCCAAGGCCTTGATACTCTGATCTTCTGGCACCGCACCGCTCCTTTCCGCCCGACTTTCTCCAAAGAACGTCTCAACAATGCCCAGTTTAAACAAGCCATCCAAGGCGATCGCCGTGATTTTAGCCGTGTGGTTTTTGTGGGGGTCGACTTTAGCCAATATTCCCTCCAGGGATTTGTGTTCTACCAGGCTGATTTTCGCCTGTCGAATTTATCTGCCCCAGGAACTAACCTAGCCGGTGCTGAGTTAACAGGAGCTCTTTTGCAGAACGTGAATTTAGCCGGCGCAAATCTGGAGAATGCCATTCTGTGCCATGCCAATCTCGAGGGTGCTAACCTTGCCAACTGTAACCTTAAAGATGCGAATCTAACTGCCGCTAACCTAAGCAATGCCCTCTTAAATCAAGCCCAGCTCACGGGGGCGATTCTTGTCCAAGCCAAGGCCCAAGGCGCGAATTTAAAAGAAATCCAGGGCCAGGGCCTCAATGCCCATGGTGCCGATTTACGAGGCGTGAATTTAAGCCAAAGTATTCTTAATGCGGCGGTGTTTAGCCAGGCACAATTGGGGGCAGCGAATATTGCCCATAGTCAATTGCAAAATAGCAATTTTGCCAAAATCCAGGCCCCTCAACTTAATGGCGTCGGCTGCGATTTATCAGGGGCTGAATTGCAAGAAGCCAACTTGCAAGGGGCCAATCTTCAGGATGCCATTTTACAGCGCACCATGTTGCAGCAGTCCAATTTAGCAGGGAGCCAGTGGGCCCGGGCCGATTTAACCAACGCTACACTCAACAGAGCGAACCTCAGTGGTTGTGTTTTTGATAATTCCAATTTAAACGGCGCAAATCTCGCAAAGGCCGCTATGAAAGAAGCCAACTTAAACCATGCCTACTGCGCGGGGATTAATGCTGCGGGTGCGAACTTAGCCGGGAGTAATCTTGCAAATGCAGACTTGCGAGATGCCAATCTTCAGGGGGCAAATTTGAGCCGTGTTAACTGTGCCTGGGCGGATTTACGGGGCGCAAATTTGTTGGGGATCCAAAGTACTGACTTGAATTTAGAAAATGCTGATTTAACGGAGGCTAGCATCTCTGGCCTAGACAATATAGCGGCAATGACCTGGCTACCAAAAGAATATAGCGTTAAAAACTCTGAATAA
- the cas2 gene encoding CRISPR-associated endonuclease Cas2 — MMFYLVAYDISDDKRRKKIADLMEGYGVRVQYSVFECHLSPKKYKELKKRLSRYYKEDQGDSLRFYPISSHTLSQVEIWGSPSLSDPPSSTII; from the coding sequence CTGATGTTTTATCTGGTGGCCTATGACATTAGTGATGATAAGCGTCGCAAAAAGATCGCGGATCTAATGGAAGGTTATGGGGTACGTGTTCAATATTCTGTGTTTGAGTGTCATTTATCGCCCAAAAAGTATAAAGAGTTGAAAAAACGACTTTCGCGTTATTACAAAGAGGATCAAGGGGACAGTTTGCGGTTTTATCCGATTTCGAGTCATACTCTCTCTCAGGTGGAAATTTGGGGGTCACCTTCTCTGAGCGATCCACCTTCGTCAACGATTATTTAG
- the csx18 gene encoding CRISPR-associated protein Csx18 produces MYLSSRGIVVRNLAAALINGAITLVILLIAPLGLAAVIMNTFLVGLSTFLVCSAMDLVSAWLLGGATPPQSLGATRRGDLTQTHRQKDIYPYRDRHDQ; encoded by the coding sequence ATGTATCTTTCTTCACGCGGTATTGTTGTTCGGAATTTGGCGGCGGCTCTTATTAATGGTGCCATTACCCTGGTGATTCTTTTGATTGCGCCTCTGGGTTTAGCGGCAGTGATCATGAATACTTTTTTGGTGGGTCTGTCTACATTTTTGGTTTGTAGTGCCATGGATCTTGTCAGTGCTTGGCTACTGGGAGGCGCTACACCACCCCAATCCCTGGGTGCCACGCGTCGAGGAGATCTGACCCAAACCCATCGCCAAAAAGATATTTATCCTTATCGCGATCGCCACGACCAATGA
- a CDS encoding CHAT domain-containing protein, which translates to MQILPHSKDSNQLSKYLEECRQFLDTNKQDKAIETYKSLLKKYSKIKSPKEWVIVTLNLAKAYRDYASVERKHKSIEKAIGLLKKSLEVSEKNNLIYTWEVEYELGISFDLRIKGFPKKNTEISTKHFEKSLQFIADKTYIEKHEKIAAIKYRISRAYLKQLNLGEKIDLDQTISHLSQAQFFYKKKFSGRLDSKEYLIKVGIIKSLGDAYLAKGDHEIKSLDNSIDFYKQALSFRDYYNNLTEINADTKYNLGIIYSKKKLFSEAIKNLRDAIILYQKVNDQESMPKVYEKLGDILVDQDNLNEAIYSFEKSIEFYPKNKCPEKRASLLLKIGTIYGEQLEVNVFNINQGIKNILYGIKCLQKSAEIYKSFFLTSGYFLSRKNLYKLPRYDIQDKIKLIQFKLVNAFKKLLSLYRSFNYNSGMVYAFIQLGILHKNERQEEAISFFEKALECYREDEKIEKRFYIDAKYNLGEILLNRVVGERKENVESAILHLSDALRNNKYLGIQETGYLKEQLGLAYFYRIKGNRSQNIEKAIFYFLKVLQNRDKESNPAECLKIINHLANAYKVRIKGDKQENIEKAIEYFESVLESDMKTYSSDLQAMTYNNLGMIYTERIKGLREKNLEKSVVYFKKTLLVYTKSRFPQKWARTYNNLGTVYLQRIAGSQEKNIEKAIEYFKRALSVQSKDKFPEQWAMVCCNLGIAFSKRIKGYRKRNLEIAIDYCKKALEIRDKNAFPEKWAATNQYLGSFYRERILGTKEENTQLAIAHFKNALEICQRELFPQKFQAINAFLGDVFFEQQDWLMASNCYQESIEALELLRSQAFDEERRQSIIADSINIYHNLVKSNIETFNYQRALVNSERSRSRRLVDLISSNDLYTQEVLSPKINNLLSKYYELEQELYQLRQEDRETSDMRNCVLRDYSDYVKPLVEDPHKLEEQKQKIWQKIRKEDPLIAQQIQVETISYEEIIKLIPDNETAMLSFYNTGDQTYIFILRSIHKKTNVSLHNSPELSLSKLEEIFDKKWLTLYQKDKENWSTNLTSNLKDISKKLNLDKLVDNYLSGIKELVIIPHLGFHHIPFAALPLNPDFAIATEVSIALDNSRLKIKDSTKVTTNQSLLSQMCLGDLFRIRVIPSFQILKHCAERPSIEHPTYGVVENATEDLKFPALEVKSLKKYHKIAPKNHLKGKNQATVKNYRALLKRVENVHSSHHAASNLSNPQNSALKLGDGYFTLGSLMLNRYPNLNHVFLSCCETNLGKPNLTDDLLTLGTGFLCAGARTVISSLWAVDDLATAIFTSYYYELLGETNKPSLALQKAQQRLRRVTWEQLYQDFPDLKTVIDQQKKEGVRSQGLSAWSQNMTQYPFSAPYYWSGFICQGV; encoded by the coding sequence ATGCAAATTCTTCCTCATTCTAAAGATAGCAATCAACTTTCAAAATATTTAGAAGAATGTAGACAATTTTTAGATACCAACAAACAAGATAAGGCTATTGAAACTTATAAAAGCCTTCTTAAAAAATACTCTAAAATAAAGAGTCCTAAAGAATGGGTTATTGTTACGCTAAATTTAGCAAAAGCATATCGGGACTATGCTTCAGTTGAAAGAAAACATAAAAGTATTGAGAAAGCAATTGGACTTCTCAAAAAATCTCTTGAAGTCTCAGAAAAGAATAATCTAATTTATACATGGGAAGTTGAATATGAGCTGGGTATTTCCTTTGATCTAAGAATTAAAGGTTTTCCAAAAAAAAATACAGAAATTTCCACGAAGCATTTCGAAAAATCACTTCAGTTTATAGCTGATAAAACTTACATCGAGAAACACGAAAAGATAGCAGCCATTAAGTATAGAATTAGTCGTGCATATTTAAAACAGCTTAATTTAGGTGAAAAAATTGATCTAGATCAAACTATTAGTCATCTAAGTCAAGCTCAGTTCTTTTATAAAAAGAAGTTTTCTGGTCGACTAGATAGTAAAGAGTATTTAATTAAAGTAGGTATTATCAAGTCTTTAGGAGATGCTTACTTGGCTAAAGGCGACCATGAAATAAAATCTCTAGATAATTCAATTGATTTTTATAAGCAAGCTTTATCATTTCGGGACTACTACAATAACCTAACTGAAATTAATGCTGATACAAAATATAATCTGGGCATTATTTACTCTAAGAAAAAACTTTTTTCAGAAGCAATTAAAAATTTAAGAGACGCTATTATTCTTTATCAAAAAGTCAATGATCAAGAAAGTATGCCTAAAGTTTATGAAAAACTGGGAGATATTTTAGTTGATCAAGACAATCTAAATGAAGCAATTTATTCTTTTGAAAAGAGTATTGAATTTTACCCTAAAAATAAATGCCCAGAAAAAAGAGCTTCTCTACTATTAAAAATCGGCACTATTTACGGCGAACAGTTAGAAGTTAATGTTTTCAATATTAATCAAGGTATAAAAAATATTCTTTATGGAATTAAGTGCTTGCAAAAATCTGCTGAAATTTATAAATCTTTTTTCTTGACATCTGGCTATTTCTTGAGCAGAAAAAACTTATATAAACTTCCTCGCTATGATATCCAAGATAAGATTAAATTGATTCAATTTAAATTAGTGAATGCTTTTAAAAAACTACTTAGTTTATATAGATCTTTTAATTATAATTCTGGCATGGTTTATGCATTTATACAACTGGGCATCTTGCATAAAAATGAAAGACAGGAAGAAGCCATATCTTTTTTTGAGAAGGCTCTAGAATGCTATAGAGAAGATGAAAAAATAGAAAAGAGATTTTACATAGATGCTAAATATAATCTTGGCGAAATTTTATTGAATAGAGTTGTTGGGGAAAGAAAAGAGAATGTGGAGTCTGCTATTCTTCATCTATCTGATGCCCTTAGAAATAATAAATATCTTGGGATTCAAGAAACTGGATACTTAAAAGAACAGCTAGGACTTGCTTATTTTTATAGAATTAAAGGAAACCGAAGTCAAAATATTGAAAAAGCAATTTTTTACTTTTTGAAAGTATTACAAAATCGAGATAAAGAGAGTAATCCTGCTGAGTGCCTAAAGATTATCAATCACTTAGCTAATGCCTATAAAGTTAGAATTAAAGGTGATAAGCAGGAGAATATTGAAAAAGCAATTGAATATTTTGAGTCTGTGCTGGAATCAGATATGAAGACCTATTCTTCTGATTTACAAGCAATGACTTACAATAATCTTGGAATGATTTATACAGAAAGAATTAAAGGACTACGGGAGAAAAATCTAGAAAAATCTGTCGTCTATTTCAAAAAGACCCTATTAGTGTATACAAAGAGTCGCTTCCCACAAAAATGGGCTCGTACTTATAATAATTTAGGTACTGTATATTTACAGCGTATTGCTGGTAGTCAGGAGAAAAATATTGAGAAAGCAATTGAATATTTCAAGAGAGCATTGAGTGTTCAAAGTAAGGATAAATTTCCTGAACAATGGGCAATGGTTTGCTGTAATTTAGGTATTGCATTTTCCAAGAGAATTAAAGGATATAGGAAGAGAAATCTCGAGATTGCTATCGACTACTGTAAAAAAGCTCTGGAAATTCGTGATAAAAATGCTTTTCCTGAAAAGTGGGCAGCGACTAATCAGTATCTTGGTAGCTTTTATAGAGAGAGAATACTGGGTACAAAAGAAGAAAATACTCAATTGGCGATCGCCCACTTTAAAAATGCTTTAGAAATTTGTCAACGGGAACTTTTTCCTCAAAAATTTCAGGCAATTAATGCATTCTTAGGCGATGTATTTTTTGAGCAGCAAGATTGGTTGATGGCGAGCAATTGTTATCAAGAATCTATTGAAGCATTAGAGCTTCTTAGGAGTCAGGCTTTTGATGAAGAAAGGCGGCAGAGTATTATTGCTGATTCAATCAATATTTATCATAATTTAGTAAAGTCTAATATCGAAACTTTTAATTATCAGAGAGCTCTAGTGAATTCTGAACGTAGCCGCAGCCGTAGATTAGTTGATTTAATCTCTAGCAATGACCTTTACACCCAAGAAGTTTTATCGCCAAAAATTAATAATCTTTTATCAAAATATTATGAGCTTGAGCAAGAGCTTTATCAGCTCCGACAAGAAGATCGAGAAACAAGTGATATGCGTAACTGTGTTCTTCGAGATTATTCAGATTATGTAAAGCCTCTTGTAGAAGATCCCCACAAACTAGAAGAGCAAAAGCAAAAAATATGGCAGAAAATCAGAAAAGAAGATCCATTAATTGCGCAGCAAATCCAAGTTGAAACTATTAGTTATGAAGAAATTATTAAGCTGATACCAGATAATGAAACAGCAATGCTTAGCTTTTATAACACTGGTGATCAGACATATATTTTTATTTTACGATCAATACACAAAAAGACAAATGTTTCTCTTCATAATTCCCCCGAATTAAGCTTATCCAAGTTAGAAGAAATTTTCGACAAAAAATGGTTGACTCTGTACCAAAAAGACAAAGAAAACTGGTCAACAAATTTAACATCCAATCTTAAAGATATTTCTAAAAAGCTTAACTTAGACAAATTGGTTGATAACTACCTTTCTGGAATCAAAGAGTTAGTGATTATCCCGCATTTGGGTTTCCATCATATTCCATTTGCTGCCCTTCCTTTAAATCCAGATTTTGCCATTGCTACTGAGGTTAGTATTGCGTTAGATAATTCCCGATTAAAAATTAAGGATTCTACAAAAGTTACAACCAATCAAAGTTTATTATCTCAAATGTGTTTAGGAGATTTGTTCAGAATTCGAGTTATACCGAGCTTTCAAATTCTTAAACATTGTGCTGAGCGTCCTAGTATTGAGCATCCAACCTATGGTGTAGTAGAAAATGCTACTGAAGACCTTAAATTTCCTGCTTTAGAAGTTAAGAGCTTAAAAAAATATCATAAAATTGCTCCTAAAAATCATCTTAAGGGAAAGAATCAAGCGACAGTCAAAAATTATAGAGCTCTCTTAAAGAGAGTAGAAAATGTTCACTCATCTCATCATGCTGCTTCAAATTTAAGTAATCCGCAGAATTCTGCTTTGAAACTGGGGGATGGTTATTTTACTTTGGGAAGTTTAATGCTCAACCGCTATCCAAATCTGAACCATGTGTTCCTCTCTTGCTGTGAAACTAACCTAGGTAAACCAAATCTCACTGACGATCTTCTGACCTTGGGGACAGGCTTTCTCTGTGCTGGAGCGCGAACAGTGATTTCTTCTCTCTGGGCGGTAGATGATTTAGCAACGGCCATTTTTACAAGTTATTATTATGAACTGCTCGGTGAAACAAACAAACCGTCATTAGCTTTGCAAAAAGCCCAACAGCGTTTACGGCGGGTAACGTGGGAGCAGTTATATCAAGATTTTCCGGACTTAAAAACTGTCATTGATCAACAAAAAAAAGAAGGAGTACGTAGTCAGGGTTTAAGTGCTTGGTCTCAGAACATGACCCAATATCCTTTTTCAGCTCCCTATTACTGGAGTGGTTTTATCTGTCAGGGGGTGTAG
- the cas1 gene encoding CRISPR-associated endonuclease Cas1, with protein MRTLYVSEQGCYVRLRQEYLTVWRKQDCLTEIQLPQLEQVLIFGKSQLSTQAIRACLWRDIPIVFLSRMGFCYGRIMALERGYRHLSRYQQALAPVDKLTVARAIAGAKLQNSRVILQRQQRKRPLEPVAFAIETLGYLRHQISMANSVERIMGLEGAAAASYFNALGYCLRNEAFPFIGRSRRPPLNPVNALLSFGYQVLWNHLFTLIEIRGLDPYQGCLHQGSERHGALVSDLIEEFRAPLVDSLVLYLVNKNIIKPEHFIYRDGGCFLNQGGRKVYLSAFVQQMETTISLEDRQEPRWHLLTRQVRAFQNFVYRPVLGYAPYEIR; from the coding sequence ATGAGAACGCTCTATGTGTCAGAGCAGGGTTGTTATGTGCGTCTACGGCAGGAATATCTTACTGTGTGGCGCAAGCAGGATTGTTTAACTGAAATTCAGTTGCCCCAACTTGAGCAGGTGTTGATTTTTGGGAAATCTCAGCTCTCAACCCAAGCGATCCGGGCCTGTTTATGGCGGGATATTCCCATTGTCTTCTTATCTCGAATGGGATTCTGTTACGGTCGCATCATGGCCCTAGAGCGGGGTTATCGTCATTTATCGCGTTATCAGCAAGCTCTCGCGCCAGTGGATAAGTTGACCGTCGCCCGTGCGATCGCCGGGGCCAAGCTTCAGAACAGTCGAGTTATCCTCCAGCGGCAACAGCGTAAACGGCCTCTGGAACCTGTGGCCTTTGCTATTGAGACCTTGGGTTATTTACGCCATCAGATCTCCATGGCTAATTCTGTGGAACGGATTATGGGCTTAGAAGGGGCAGCGGCAGCGAGTTATTTCAATGCTTTGGGTTATTGTCTACGCAATGAGGCTTTTCCTTTTATAGGGCGATCGCGGCGGCCACCACTAAATCCAGTCAATGCTTTACTCAGTTTTGGCTATCAAGTGTTATGGAACCATCTATTTACGCTCATCGAAATTCGTGGTCTAGACCCCTATCAAGGCTGTTTGCACCAGGGTTCAGAACGCCACGGGGCTTTGGTTTCGGATCTCATCGAAGAGTTCCGCGCTCCCCTTGTGGATAGTCTGGTTTTGTATCTCGTGAATAAAAACATCATTAAACCGGAGCATTTTATCTATCGGGATGGGGGCTGTTTTCTCAACCAAGGGGGACGCAAGGTTTATCTTTCGGCTTTTGTGCAGCAGATGGAAACGACTATTTCCCTAGAAGATCGCCAGGAACCGCGCTGGCATCTGTTGACGCGCCAGGTACGCGCTTTCCAAAATTTTGTCTACCGTCCGGTATTAGGTTATGCTCCCTACGAAATCCGCTGA
- a CDS encoding GNAT family N-acetyltransferase encodes MVLRIQPLDKRVHQRGDFSCGEVSLDAYLRRQASQDLKKRVATVFVLVDEPDMVVLGYYTLSAYTVDVGVLGADVTKGLPRYPLLPATLLGHLAVDQDYRGQGFGEFLLIDALRRAWEASQSVGSLVVVVEALNERAQRFYLKYGFIPFLQAPLNLYLPMKSIEALF; translated from the coding sequence ATGGTGCTTAGAATTCAGCCTCTGGACAAACGAGTCCACCAGCGCGGGGATTTTTCTTGCGGTGAAGTTTCTTTGGATGCCTATTTGCGAAGGCAAGCTTCCCAGGATCTGAAGAAGCGGGTGGCAACAGTTTTTGTATTGGTGGATGAACCAGATATGGTGGTGCTAGGTTACTATACCCTGTCGGCTTATACAGTTGATGTAGGTGTTCTGGGGGCAGATGTGACCAAGGGTTTACCCCGCTATCCCCTCCTGCCAGCAACCCTATTGGGACACCTGGCGGTGGATCAAGACTACCGTGGTCAAGGTTTTGGGGAGTTTTTATTGATTGATGCTTTACGTCGAGCCTGGGAAGCTTCCCAGTCCGTTGGTTCTTTGGTCGTGGTCGTCGAAGCGTTAAATGAGAGAGCACAGCGTTTTTACCTGAAATATGGCTTTATACCGTTTTTGCAGGCACCATTAAATCTTTATTTGCCAATGAAGTCGATTGAGGCTCTTTTTTGA
- a CDS encoding helix-turn-helix transcriptional regulator produces MPKVSKAHPYSDQKSFERLLILITALIRFPGVGCPDVDGMGHRAGHHNALAAVQEKWQAIARELNIDCKPNYPSLATIRKDFSFLRQYGVLENRMYRWGYYLGTGVFSAADLQLALNGMGAIAHDLGDFRYRQALEKIQRYLRGFDFKDLDPTYPIRQNLNHPVNQTDPELMMAQGEYRHTLFHHLPDLEAAIWKGQKIEISRHSSPYTEKYLGLQQVWPLQLIFYHVAWYLLYEDCQTGCLVVGRLNRFAEHFRIIDPQGRGLNKQRERLAIAHQLLEQGWGLRLGTAEEQQAELQGTAELIPVKVRFFDGAAMIALEAEQRHPSQQIRKGPKASRGYQPKYIDYSVTLPRRSIPEFMQWLRRYGHNIQILTPDFLIKQHYQQAQKILKRYELETSTHKKHDVRADL; encoded by the coding sequence ATGCCGAAAGTATCTAAAGCCCATCCTTACTCTGACCAAAAAAGTTTCGAGCGCCTACTCATTTTAATAACGGCCTTAATCCGTTTTCCAGGGGTGGGGTGTCCAGATGTTGATGGCATGGGTCATCGGGCAGGGCACCATAATGCCTTAGCTGCTGTGCAAGAAAAATGGCAGGCGATCGCCCGCGAATTAAACATTGACTGTAAACCAAATTATCCTTCCCTCGCGACCATTCGTAAGGACTTTAGCTTTTTGCGGCAATATGGAGTGCTTGAAAATCGGATGTATCGCTGGGGCTACTACCTAGGGACGGGAGTCTTTAGTGCGGCGGATCTTCAATTAGCGCTCAACGGTATGGGGGCGATCGCCCACGATTTGGGAGATTTTCGCTACCGTCAAGCCTTAGAAAAGATCCAACGTTATCTGCGGGGCTTTGATTTTAAAGACCTAGACCCCACCTATCCAATCCGTCAAAATCTCAATCATCCTGTTAATCAGACCGACCCAGAGCTGATGATGGCCCAGGGCGAATACCGACACACGCTATTTCATCATCTACCAGACCTTGAAGCCGCGATCTGGAAAGGACAAAAAATTGAAATTAGTCGCCATAGCTCCCCCTACACAGAAAAATATCTGGGATTGCAGCAGGTCTGGCCCTTGCAACTGATTTTTTATCATGTCGCCTGGTATCTCCTCTACGAGGACTGTCAAACCGGATGTCTGGTGGTTGGTCGCCTCAACCGGTTTGCGGAACATTTCAGAATTATTGATCCCCAAGGGCGTGGTTTAAATAAACAGCGGGAACGATTGGCGATCGCCCATCAACTCCTAGAACAAGGGTGGGGCCTCCGGTTAGGGACAGCAGAAGAGCAACAGGCTGAACTGCAAGGCACCGCTGAGTTGATTCCCGTCAAAGTACGCTTTTTTGATGGTGCTGCCATGATCGCCCTAGAAGCAGAACAGCGACACCCCAGCCAACAGATCCGCAAAGGCCCAAAAGCGTCTAGGGGTTATCAACCTAAATATATTGACTACTCAGTGACATTACCCCGGCGATCCATCCCTGAATTTATGCAGTGGTTGAGGAGATATGGGCACAATATCCAGATTTTGACACCGGATTTCTTGATCAAACAACATTATCAGCAAGCCCAGAAAATTTTAAAGCGCTACGAACTGGAGACATCGACACATAAAAAACACGACGTTAGAGCTGATTTATAA